In a genomic window of Balaenoptera ricei isolate mBalRic1 chromosome 3, mBalRic1.hap2, whole genome shotgun sequence:
- the LOC132363843 gene encoding LOW QUALITY PROTEIN: adenylyltransferase and sulfurtransferase MOCS3-like (The sequence of the model RefSeq protein was modified relative to this genomic sequence to represent the inferred CDS: inserted 3 bases in 2 codons) encodes MAARGEVLTLQAEVAQREEELSSLKQRLAAALLAEQESERSVPVSPLPPKAALSRAEVLRYSRPLVLPELGVQGQLRLATASVLVVGCGGXGRPLAQYPAAAGVGRQGRVDYVVVEASNLARQVLHGEALAGHAKVFSAAATLRRLSSAVECVPYAQALTPATALDPVRRCDVGADCSNNAPTRYLVNDACVLTGRPLVSASALRFEGQLTVYHCGGGPFYRCVFLQPPPAETATSCTDGGVLGVVTGVLGCLQALEVLKIGAGLCPSYSGSLLLSDALGGHFRCIRLRRRRPDCAACGERTTVTDLQDYESFCGSSATDNCRSLQLLSPEERISVVDYKWLVDSGSPHLLLDVRPPVEVGLCWLPHALHIPLKHLERRDAESLKLLGEAIREGKQGTQEGASLPIYVICKLGNDSQKAVKILQSCTDLDSLTVRDVVGGXWAAKIDGTFPQY; translated from the exons ATGGCGGCCAGGGGGGAGGTGCTCACCTTGCAGGCTGAAGTTGCCCAGCGTGAGGAGGAGCTGAGTTCCCTGAAGCAGAGGCTGGCGGCGGCTCTTCTGGCCGAGCAGGAGTCAGAGCGGTCGGTCCCGGTGTCTCCCCTGCCGCCGAAGGCCGCCCTGTCCCGAGCTGAGGTTCTGCGCTACAGCCGGCCGCTCGTGCTGCCTGAGCTGGGCGTGCAGGGACAGCTGCGCCTGGCGACCGCGTCCGTGCTGGTCGTGGGCTGCGGGG TCGGCCGCCCACTGGCGCAGTACCCGGCAGCGGCCGGCGTCGGCCGCCAGGGCCGTGTGGACTACGTCGTAGTAGAAGCGAGCAACCTGGCCCGCCAGGTGCTGCACGGTGAGGCCCTGGCCGGCCACGCCAAGGTCTTTTCGGCCGCCGCTACGCTGCGCCGTCTCAGTTCGGCGGTGGAGTGCGTGCCCTACGCCCAGGCGCTTACGCCAGCCACGGCGCTAGACCCGGTCCGCCGCTGTGACGTGGGGGCTGATTGCTCCAACAACGCACCCACTCGCTACCTGGTTAACGACGCCTGTGTGCTAACCGGCCGGCCCCTCGTGTCGGCCAGTGCCCTGCGCTTCGAGGGCCAACTCACAGTCTACCACTGTGGCGGTGGGCCTTTCTATCGCTGCGTGTTTCTGCAACCACCGCCGGCGGAGACGGCGACCAGCTGCACGGATGGCGGGGTGCTTGGTGTGGTTACCGGGGTCCTGGGCTGCCTGCAGGCGCTGGAAGTGTTGAAGATCGGTGCAGGTCTGTGCCCCTCTTACAGTGGCAGCCTGTTGCTCTCTGATGCCCTCGGAGGTCATTTCCGCTGTATTCGGCTGCGGAGGCGCAGGCCCGACTGTGCAGCTTGCGGGGAGCGGACCACTGTGACTGATCTGCAGGACTACGAAAGCTTCTGTGGCTCCTCGGCCACCGATAACTGCCGTTCCCTACAGTTGCTGAGCCCGGAGGAGCGAATTTCTGTTGTCGACTATAAGTGGCTTGTGGATTCCGGGTCACCCCACCTGTTGCTGGACGTCAGGCCTCCAGTGGAGGTGGGCCTGTGTTGGTTGCCTCACGCCCTACACATCCCTTTGAAACATTTGGAACGGAGGGATGCGGAGAGCCTGAAACTCTTGGGAGAAGCAATCCGGGAAGGGAAGCAGGGCACACAGGAAGGGGCATCTCTCCCCATTTATGTGATCTGCAAACTGGGCAATGACTCCCAGAAAGCCGTGAAGATCCTGCAATCCTGCACAGACTTAGACTCTTTAACAGTTCGGGATGTTGTGGGAGG CTGGGCTGCCAAAATCGATGGAACGTTTCCTCAATACTGA